GCTAAAGGAATGTACCGAAACTAAAAGGAATCCACTCTTGATACGTACATGTTAACGGAGTTGACGCCTGAGCCTCCATATCAGCTAGAGCGACCCTATTCTGCAtgctgtcaaaaaaaaaaaactggagaAAGTTCAAGTCTTTAATTAGGTCATAAACATTTAAGAATGTCACTTACAGGTTTTGCTAATTGCTGTAAAACGGCCTAGTGAACATGCAAGATTTAGAAGCATTTGCGAGGTCAATTGAGTTTTTATTGCATGAACATGTCCAAATGGTTATAAGTTGAAGTTGAGTGTCATGATAGGAAGCCATGGATGTGGCTTCTTTCATTTCCTGCTCATATATATATACTGGAATTATGCAAAAGTGTACCATTTTATGTGGTGGCAGGAGCGGCAGCTTGGGGACTTGAATAAGCAGCTTAAGATTAAGGTTTCCCTGGAAATGTCATCGGTAATGATTCGATTCGATTCGTTCATTATGTGCACGTAATAGGATCCGTTAGCAGTCGGTCTGTGTTATATTACATAGAATtcaacatttttctttcatattttgcAGCTTGAAGCAGCTGAGGGACAAGGCTTAATAAGAGGCCTCCCTTGGCTTTGGAGTTCGAGTGTACCAAGTGGAAGCAGCATGTTTCCTATGCACACTTCTCACCCCAGTGCCGCCATGGATTGCGATCCTGAGCCTGTCCTACAGATAGGGTTCGTGCCCTTAATTACGACAATTTTCTCCTATGTTGAAGTTTAGAACGGGAGGCAATTCCTCAAAGCTCCTCagttcttgaaaagaaaaacatcTGCAGAATCAAATCACTaatttttttcagttttctCTTGACCAACCAACAGGTATCATCAGTATGCTCCGGCAGAAGGTCCTTCTGCCCCGAGGAGCATGGCCATTGAGAGTAACATCATCCAGGGGTGGGCTCTTTGATATCTCTTTGCAAATCTTTTATACGTTTGATGCAAAAAACCAATTCAATGATTTGTGCTTTTGGATTTGAACATGTTAATCCCATATGAAACTAAGTACTTTATAACTAGCTGCTTAATTTTGTATTTACAGAACTTGAAACTTACGCATTTTGATCTTTATTGCAAGGATTATAATCGCATGATGTAGACTGTTTGAATCTTAACCTACCATCTTTTTGGCCCTTGTAGATAAAATTTGCGTATTTAGACTTCAAAATTATTGTCATAGCATTCTGCGAGTACGAAACCGTTTTTGCTCTCGAACATTAGgacagaagaaaagaaaaggaaaaaaaaaatcaataactcAATTTGGTACCCCTCAATTATTCAACTATTCTCTCTTTGTACTCTAAAAATTGTTAGTATCTTAAGACATTTTGTATATTCAATTTGGAACCCCCACATTGTACTGCTCGTTTTTATTTTGACTACTTTTGAACCAATTTTTACGAGTCATTAAGTGTTGACCAGGAAAAGTTCATAGGATTTTCCTCAACTTTTTTTTATTGGCAATAATAGAAGTGAAAAATTCCTCGACACAACAAGGACTAACAAGCGCTGAAAGCCCAACTCTATTATATGTAGGTTGAGCCCACTTCATTGTGTTGAAAGGATGGAACCAAGTAAGAGGGTTTATAAGTCTCCTGCAGGAACCataaaagttgccggcttttgtgATTTTCTGTTGGGTTAAGGTTTGTAAAGTTATCAAAAGTCATTTCTTGGCTTTGACAAAAAAGACATCAGCCTTTCCGGGGTAATTGAGATCTCTTTAGGTTTTAGCAGTAGGTTCCCTGCATAGGTTGATATCCCGCATCGGGGTTGGGGGGATTTGGGGTAGGTTTATAAGTCTCCTGCAGGAACCataaaagttgccggcttttgtggTTTCCTGCTGGGTTAAGGTTTGTAAAGTTATCAAAAGTCATTTCTTGACTTTGACAAAAAAGTAAGAGggctatttttcttcttttttttgttttttgccaGTTCCGGTAatgatttttggttaaatttgtcGTAAGACCGAATTGAGTTGGCAGGGCCATTAATCAAAATTATTCATTAATTCTGACGTCATTAGGTGCATTCTcaatttctctttttcctccttttttttttttaacaaatccTACCATCTATCTCCTTTGCATCGAAAAAGGAAAACGACTAGATTTCCTGTAATATTTATCTTAATGTCACGTTATCTTAAACATTAGAAATTTTGCAGAACGTTCTGCGTAAGTTCTAAAATTCTGTGCCAGTGACTAGGGGACTAGGCTTTCCTCTCCATTACACTCTAATAaatgttaaatttgaaaattagtttCAAAAACCAATAGCGTTCATAACCTATTTCATCACTTGTGCTAGTCATACATCAAATTTTGTATTAAACTGACTAAGTTTTATGGTTTAATTAATCATTACAAAATTTGTTACAAttttgactcatttttcaccgttTAAACGTTTCGTGCAAATAAAATGTCAAAAGATTATCATTTTTTATACGTTGATCTAGAGATCAAAGTGATCATAATAATGACGACATGATCGGATGATTTTCTAAAATTATAATGATTTACATATAAATAAGTGGTTAGATCAATGGAGAGGATTAATATTTCAACCCGTGACTGAGCCTGATAGCAGAAAAATAATTACGTAACACTAAGGAAATACATTTCTAAGCTTCTCTGAAAGGAGGAAAAAATATTTTGTATTGGAACGAATTTCTGGGGTTATAACATGTACTTGATTAAGAATTCCATCGCTATTAACGTGGGCCAATTCGATTAGTATTTGATAGtccctattttatttttatttgtgtatgTGCAAACTCAATCATGTTTATACTTGAACTGCAAACTGACTGGTTTGGAACGTTTTAATCACTAGCTATTCCCTTACTTTTGTTTGATCAGAAATATATGAGTCTCTACGGAGCAATTTCCAAATTCTAGTCGAAGAAAACGATCTTGTTCTCAATGTTGCAAGTGAAAGGAGTACAACAAAAAACGGGATAATCTTTAAATCAAAATCAGCAGATAAAAGCGCCCAAGAAACCAAATGATAtggtagggaaaaaaaaagaagaagcaaaaacagtgCCAGGAGAACCCCAAGATTCCCGACATAGTAGGCTACTATCTGAAACCAGTCAACCTAGCACCCCAATTAATATGACGAATTCTGCGccattttctcattttaatctcatttttttggtaaatttttttgTTACATTGAATGTAAGCATCATATCCAGTTTCTGTATTTTCCCTCTTCTTTTGCTGCTGCTGTTGCCATAATGGATCGATCTAACAAGGAGATCAAACCGGGATGTTGTTTCCCGGTGCGCCTGGATCGGTCCATGAGGCGCAGCTTCAAATTTTCCAGGAGCTCTTCCTCTGATAAATTGATTAAAGGTGGGTACTACTGATAATTCCCTCTTCATTTCTTTGCACGCCTATCATAATTTCGCGAGACAGTTATTAAATTTTGCGATGCATAAGTGAAATATGGTGTGACAAAATGTACAAGATTCTGGTGACATGCAAAGggtaaaagttgaggcttgTCAAGAATGATATTAATTAATCTCTTCATTAAAATGTGAATATGTTGTGGTTTTAATTTTATCAGGTTCACCAAAGACTGGTGATACACCAAAATCGTGCTCAGGGGCACCAGTCAAGTCGCCCGGGCTGGTGGCATGCTTTGGGGAACTGTTGATTGATTTTGTGCCAACAGTTTCTGGAGTCTCACTGGCTGAAGCACCAGGTTTCAAGAAAGCTCCAGGTGGGGCTCCTGCTAATGTTGCTGTGGGAATTGCAAGGCTTGGAGGCTCCTCTGCTTTCATTGGCAAGGTTCCACAAGCAGCTCCAATACTTTTATCACTAAAAGTTCTTGAAATTTTACTTTATTGCCAACTGGCTCCTCATGtgttagctttttttttttttcctagtaTTGTTTGCTTTTTTGCTTAGATGCATTAGAATTGCTATGGGTGACAGTGTGAGGCATTCAAATATCTTCTAATAGGAATTCGATTTTCCTAAAGATCCTGGCTTTCGTACTTTGGTGGGGTCTAAATCTTTTCCATGACCTATATTATGTTGAAAGCATATCTATCTAATCCGATGATCGGCCTGCGGTAGCAATGGAACCGGGGAAATTTCATTTGAGGGATTGCAAAGCAATAGCTTGAATGTTTAAGGGGGCTTCATTGACGCACTGTTATACCTCAGAGGGTTAATAAGGAAATCTCAGTATTAGAAGAAGGCTGTATTGTTGCATTTTCATGGTTTAAAGGTCTTAATTGAAAATAATCCATCTCGTTATTTAAACATCTTGTATGTTTGCAGAATTGTCATTATCTTTCCTTGTCAGATAGGAATTTTACAAACTAATAAGCAAAATGACATGGGGTCAAGTCAATAGATCAATCAAATCTCCATCAAACTGTTGAGTCCTTAGATCATTGCCTCGTTACTTTAGCATCAGCAAGAATATCTGCTGCAAATTTCTCCAGAAAGTTCGACTGTCATGAACTGTTTAACAGCTCTGAGGTATTGGACCTGTGGTGGTAACAAATTAACAATACATGTTCAGGTGGGGCAAGACGAATTTGGTTATATGCTGTCTAATATTCTGAAGGAGAATAATGTGGACAACTCTGGCATGAGATTCGACTCACACGCAAGAACTGCGTTGGCCTTTGTCACCTTAAGGGCTGATGGCGAGCGGGAATTCATGTtcttccgcaatccaagcgctGACATGCTTCTCACTGAAGCAGAACTCGACAAAGATCTCATCAGAAAGGTAACATATAAATCAGGCTGGCTGCTTAATTATCTAGAAATCAGAACAGGGCTATTTCTGAACTAATTGTTTCTTTCCATTCGGAGCCTGAGAATAATCCTAACTGTTTTCAAATCGTTAAAGAAATTCAAGTCTGATGTGCTCATCTGGGCAACTACATCTAAAGATTTTCAGTTCCGCAAGTGATCATAGCTGGTGGATACTCAATTACGTTGGAtacacttttttgtttttgtggcATCATAGATACGTTTTCCcatcacctttttatatttttagtcatttttttatcttacatacgtCACGTCATAAAAAGTGTTACTGAATtattctgaattttttttcgaaataatcttcaatccaaacacactgaTACACTTTTGTTCTTTGCAGTCCTGCATTTTTCACTACGGCTCGATCAGTTTGATTGAGGAACCATGTAGATCAACTCATCTTGCAGCTTTGAAAGTAGCCAAAGAGGCAGGTTGCATTCTCTCTTATGACCCAAATCTTAGGTTGCCCCTATGGCCATCAGCTGAGGCTGCTAGACAAGGCATCATGAGCATATGGGATCAAGCTGATGTTATTAAGGTACTCCTATCCCATGTCTACCAAGATTTTAGACTCAAGAAATACACTATTAATTATTTTAAGTACTACTAGTCATGCTCATTATATATGGAGGAATGCTAATTTGATTTCTGCATCCATTTTGGCGTCGCGAGTGAATTTCAGataagtgaggaagaaatcacATTCTTGACTGGAGGAGATGATGCTTACGATGACAATGTGGTGTTTAAAAAGCTTTACCATCCAAATCTTAAGCTTTTGCTTGTTACTGAAGGGCCAGAAGGCTGCCGATACTACACCAAGGTTGGCCTTAGATTAACCTCGGATATCTTGGtgaaatgaaaatatgcatatAAATCACGTGCAAAAGATTATTCAAAATCTTTATGCAGGAATTTCATGGAAGAGTTCATGGTGTAAAAGTCCAGGCAGTTGACACAACTGGTGCAGGGGATGCTTTTGTTGGCGGATTGTTGAACAGTTTGGCTACAGACCCTGATTTGTACAAGGTAAATAAAGCAGTATTTTCTACAACCTCACTTGCTAAATCAGGCTAGAAGAAGAAAATCTGGACAATGATTTGGACAAACATCAGATTTTTATCAAGTAACATAGGATCAGAAGTGTGGTTGCCTATCCAGAAAAGTAAATATataaagaaaacagaaaaatatatATGATCAAATAACATATATAAAGAATCGAAACCAATTATATCAAATTGTTTGCAAAAGCTGTACCTATCAAGCGATCCAATAGAAAAAATAAGTTGGCTGGCCATGAAAAAGTGATTTTGAAACATACGGTTTCCCTTTTCAACTACATATGCCTCAAAGGAGTACCAATTGATGATTCTCATCAAGACGTGTGGACATAGGCCGAATGGTTGTCAGGAAATCGTTCGGGCCGATTTTatgcaaaatgcacaaaatataACTTTGTATGCACACGATATAATTCACTTTCAATAACGTGTAActatacaataaaattttatgaATCCAACACACAGTGTGAAAAACGATGTACAAGATGCAGTCTGAATCTTACACATAGTTATAAAAAACATAGACCATTAAGTGTTATCAAatctttgattttgatttttcctcTATTTTTGCAATAATGTAATTTAGATTTATTTGGAGCAATAACTAATTAAGAGGGGAATCTCACATATGAACCTCGTCAAAATGGCCAAATTGTTTCACTGAACAGAACCCTTCTGCTTCTTCTTTTTGAAGAATGTTCAAATTGTAATGTACCCCATGGTGCATAGACACTAgttcttaatttttgttttttcctttttggctgCAGGATGAGAAGAAATTACAAGAGGCCCTTTTGTTTGCCAACGGCTGTGGTGCAATTACTGTGACTGAGAAAGGAGCAATCCCAGCGCTCCCAACTAAAGAAGCAGTCTTCAAGATTTTGGATGCTGCTACTGCCTGATGGAAACCCCTCAGTTCCAAGTTCTATTTCTATATTCTGATGCAGCAGCCACATCTCACAAAATttaggcttttttttttatgtcaaAATTTTGTCCGTCTTTCCTTCTTATGAACCAAATTGCTGCATGATTTGAGGTCCCCATATAATACTATCTACTTTGGTATGTAATGAAGCAAACTACTTGAATCCACTTTTTTACTTTTGGTATGAAATGAAGCCAATAGTAGACTTGCATTTTCTGCTGCATTATTTTATGCTTCATTTTGGAAGATCTTGCATTTTACAAAGGTGCTCTAAGTTTGATACTTATCTTAATGTATGCTAATTACCTCTTTGCAAAGGTCCCGCCAAAAAGACTAAAACCAATActccactctctctctctctctctctctctctcttggaaATGcactcttttaattttttttccttttttggtttaACTTTTTTAAGGATAAACATTGGATATATAGGCTAGTAGAGAAGAAGGGACAAAAAAAAACCACTTAaaatctattattttttttttagatagatgatttttgtgatataatgtatgtgaaataaaaagatggttgagaagattaaaaaaaaaaaaaaaagtgattggcAAATGTGTTTATGgtacaagtaaaatattttttttttctaaataatcATGTGTCCAAACAAaccttttttttgggtaaattactcattacccccttatgattttacTTAATGTTAGATTACCTCCCTAAGGTTGTAAAATAGCCATATAACTCTCCTGTAgttttatgtaaagtgaaaaatagAGAGAATGCACAATCAGTTATGATGTTAATACTAAACGCGCTTTAAAAGCATgtgtgataaaattttaatatccACATAATTCCTTTatgatttgtataaatattCACTTTATTCCCCATGTAATTTTTGTACTTATCCACGTAATCTCTCTATACTTTTATACAAGGTGATTAAACCATCAATGAATTTAGCATTTAAGTAAGCACTATTGGTATTTCAACTAACCACGTTACATAGGTTATTTTCCATCAAATTTCCGCTTTACACAAAATCATAAAGGATAAAGTCGATATTTTGAAACGTTAAGGAGATCATGTGACAATAAATGAAACAACAAAAGGGTTACatgtaatttaccctttttttctctttttttaaaaaaaaattttggtttagCAGAACTCTATACAGTAACACCttattttctaaccaaaagcCAAGCCATGTCCCACAACAAAGCCAAAACACCTAAACGACCAAACTTGTAAATGCCATCAACCATATACATCTCTACTTTTTACTTTCTTAGATCCGTTTGCTAATCAaattcaatattttaatttaataaatttaaatctTAATATGTTCAGACGCGTTTGATAAGCAAAAAATCTGAATTAGTTAAGTGACACTactgaattttctaaataaaGTTTGgtctaaaaaataaataataactatttacttatcactaaatgtgatatacactcaaatgtattaatacttgacaattcaataacttaatatttcgaatttcgaatttagttttcaaacttCAGTTATATCAAACACACCCTTAATCAGTTGACTTCGCGAAATAACCCCTTAACTAAAACTTTTCTTCGTTGAATGTACATGGATTCTTCAGTCAACCAGCTCTTAAATTcacaaagaagaaaagagaaaattttaaaGCCCATTCAGTGGCGAAATAGATATATTAATATACCTCAGGGTAGACCCTATGAAAGATTTTCTTGATCGTATTCCATTGGGAATACGATgccaaaattaataaaactaACAACAATAATGCAATCACAGGTTCGTTTATCACTCTTGAGGCGTAATAATGCTCTCCGATTCTTGCTTTCCACAGTCTAGCAGCTATAGGCTATTTCATATTTGACATTGAAACAATCGTCATAATAAGCAGTCAGCTCGCTGCAGAGAAGAGTCTTCATCTGGCTAGGTCGTCAGTTCTTCAACACTAGCTTATTTCTTCTCTCCGGTGGTCCAATAAATAGCCCAGTCTCCACATCTGAAACTTCGCTACTCTCTGTACAAGGCACAATCTCTGTGTTCTCTTTTGATGTCTGTGGAGGCTCTGCTCCACACTAATTAAAAAACACGCacacggaaaaaaaaaaaagagaaaaaaaaaaaaaaaacaaatgcgAAGATCAGTTATTTGAACGGCGGCCCTTTCAGTTTTAGCTGTAGGAAAATTTCCTGAAACATTACAAGAGACTGGAGTCCCAGCT
This portion of the Coffea arabica cultivar ET-39 chromosome 2e, Coffea Arabica ET-39 HiFi, whole genome shotgun sequence genome encodes:
- the LOC113729478 gene encoding probable fructokinase-7, producing MDRSNKEIKPGCCFPVRLDRSMRRSFKFSRSSSSDKLIKGSPKTGDTPKSCSGAPVKSPGLVACFGELLIDFVPTVSGVSLAEAPGFKKAPGGAPANVAVGIARLGGSSAFIGKVGQDEFGYMLSNILKENNVDNSGMRFDSHARTALAFVTLRADGEREFMFFRNPSADMLLTEAELDKDLIRKSCIFHYGSISLIEEPCRSTHLAALKVAKEAGCILSYDPNLRLPLWPSAEAARQGIMSIWDQADVIKISEEEITFLTGGDDAYDDNVVFKKLYHPNLKLLLVTEGPEGCRYYTKEFHGRVHGVKVQAVDTTGAGDAFVGGLLNSLATDPDLYKDEKKLQEALLFANGCGAITVTEKGAIPALPTKEAVFKILDAATA